The Syntrophotalea acetylenivorans genome contains the following window.
GTGAACGGCCGAAATAGATCATTTGCTGCGGCTTCCAGCCCCGTTGCTGCAGCCAGGCCAACGCTCCGCGCATGTCTTTATAGCTGCCCTGTTCGCTAATCTGGCCTTCACTTATTCCGTAACCCCGGTAATCGAAGATAAACACCGACAGCCCCAGTTTCTGGAAGTGAGCCAGATTATCGATGCGGTGTGAGATGTTGCCGGCGTTACCATGGGCAAAGAGCAGTAGCGGCTTCCCCTTCTTGCCCGGCAAAAACCAGCCGTGCAGACTCACGCCGTCGGCCGCAGAGAAACGCACCTCCTCGTAGGTCAGCCCGGCCACCCCGGGGGAGGCCTGCAGGGTTCGCTCAGGAAAAAAGATATAGTGTCGGTCCATGGCGTCGAAGGCGTACGCAGTGCCGCTGAGCAGCAGTGCGATAATCGGGAACAGCAGCCGCTTAGCGCTCATGATTCCCCCATTCAGGTTTGGTTATTACCAGTTTACCAAGCGGGAACCTTATCGCCGACAATGTATAGATTGTTTTCTGTGCTGATTTCAAACCTGAAAAGTTGTTTAAACTGTTTGCAATTATTAAATTTAGTGGCAAACTTCTAATAAAGAAAGTGCTCAGGCAACGTCAGCCCTGTTCGATTTAGTCAAGGGAGGAGTCACGATGGTCAAATGTAAGAGTTGTGGACGTAAAGTGGGAGAGTCTTTGCTTTGCTGTCACTGTGGTTATCCTCATTCGGTAGCCAAGGTCATTCCTTGGCCCCGGAAACTTTGGCCGGTAGCTCCGCGGCAGTTCTGGAAGGCAACCATGTTGCTGTCCATACTTCTCGGGGTTGTGTCTGCGGTCGGAATTTATATCAATATTCAACGTGGCTTGTCGTGTCTGTATTACATTTATCCTTTTGCACTGAGCGTGATCGTCTTCCTGTGGGCCGACCTGGGTTCGCGGAAGAACCTCCGTTAAGGCAGTTGTCCGAGCAGCTTGAAGAAATAACAAAGCCAGGCAGATAGATTCTGCCTGGCTTTCAAACTTTTTGTGCGCAAGAAGGGAGGGCAGCTAGAATAAGCATGCTTCTTGATCATGGCCCTGAGAAAAATCAATCTGCAATATGTCTG
Protein-coding sequences here:
- a CDS encoding alpha/beta hydrolase, with product MSAKRLLFPIIALLLSGTAYAFDAMDRHYIFFPERTLQASPGVAGLTYEEVRFSAADGVSLHGWFLPGKKGKPLLLFAHGNAGNISHRIDNLAHFQKLGLSVFIFDYRGYGISEGQISEQGSYKDMRGALAWLQQRGWKPQQMIYFGRSLGAAVALQLALEKPPDGLVLESAFTSVARMGWHHQPLSYALFGWWALSSRYDNLGKIDQLRCPVLILQGDRDRIVPPKMAQQLFARVSHPKTLYLIPGAGHNDTYNIGGEPYWEQWRDFIKESFPPSAHQGR